In Aedes albopictus strain Foshan chromosome 3, AalbF5, whole genome shotgun sequence, the genomic window cttgtaaagtaggtgttatatcctcacatcctttcctattctCGTAACCGAGAAGataggcgtggccggcaatggattTTTCATGTCTTTTCTACTTTAACTTCCAACTAGATAGCTGTTCGTTCCCAAATATCTATCTATAAGTAATTGGAATGAGAGTATTAAAGTTTTTAAAATGGCAACTTACAGTATGCAGTCTACGAATTATGTACTCCGTTATCACACAAGGCAACGCAATCCCGATATATAGTCTACGAAAAGTTCCAATACAAGCTAGCTCAAGCAACTTcttgggaattccagaagaaactcttttaagaaatatatggagaaagtatttctgaaaatgaaatcctgaaagtatttcaGGAAAAGGGAggaatacaagaaaaaaaaaggagAAATACCAGGACAAACTCTTAGAAGTATCCTAGaccaaatttataaaaaaaaaaacattcccagGACCAATAggcactagaaaaaaaaaattgaagatatTTCAGAAGTCCCAGAAGGGCtatttaaggtgtcatgatgcatcactgagctttcaaacgaatcattgactttttgtttttcaatgattgtttgcctcgcgctgaaaaagtatcatcacaatcactgcaagtgagcatacaggatggatactttttcatacgaatatttgcTTTCGTGGCTGAGAAATATCacattgaaatttcgagccacatatccaacatggctgccgatgttgatgatgccgtaaaaagtcttaaggaatctcagaaaaaaacttctggagaaattgcagatGAAATGTCCTGATGGATCTGATCTGATTCAAGGAGAAATACCGGAAGACAGTTCGGGAACAATCTCAAAAAAGGACTCACCAAGAAAACCTTCAAGAACGCCAGAAAAGATGACCATTTTGAAACTCCCGGATATTGAACGTACTACTAAGCTAAACCCATAATAGgctattttgaaatattttgatttgAAAATCGGTCCAGAGACAACAGAGATGCGATGTTTGTTTATTTTATGATAGCCGAAAATGAACCAAGAAAATAAGGGCAAATGTTAGGATCTGCTAAACCAAACAGCTATCACAGAAGTAGAAGTAAAGCGaaggagttcgtgggaagttttcaAGCTGATTTCGTccacggccgatcgacaacggaccgaATCTTCAACGTATGGTAAATCCTCAGGAAATACCGTAAAAACTAGATCCCAACAACTTCATACTGATACGCGGAACCTAGCACATGGTTCGTCTCTAAGAATAGTGTCACGATAGAAGGTAGTGGGAGAACTCGTTTACCTAGGATCCTTGCAAAAAACTCATAATAATGTGAGTCGTGAATTATGTAGGCACTGAATGTCACATCTAATGCGAGGTacgcacttcaaacggaatcgctcaagtaattttcgttcagtgcgcACAGGAatagtcaagaaatttaacacagcaagccccattggatttgacatttcgtttcagctccgtactaggatccggaataaaacgacgcttgctcatttcttgagcgattccttgcctgaattttccacgcatcgagataggccaagaaatttcttgcaatCTGCGTCCTACCCATAAGTACTGAAAGCTGCAGAAGACAGATTTGCCTGcaaaccaaatgtaccatgtacgaatacctaataagatcggtggtcctcCGATGTTGGTGAACCTGCAGGCACTTGAAGTATTGGAGCTACTATGGGCGATCTTTGGATCTACATTCTACAACGAAACCGGCGTACGTCCTGACAGTGACTTAAGCTGGATGAAAACAGTAGATAGCGTTACAGAATATCGGGGAACAGCCCTGTACGCATGTACCGTTGGTGTTCGCTACTAATACGTTTGACAcaataaaaccacagacaaacagacgtaacattggcaAAATTCCTATTGACCACGCTTTTCAAATTCGgccatttcaaattttcagagttgTAGCCGTTTCACACTTGCGCCTTCTTTTGACGATGTTATATGACTCTGTGTTCGTGTTttgatagtgtgaactggacgatggattttgacaaaaaatgttctaggagtcaagtttgtctgtgataaaaatGTTCAGTACAGAGCATACGATGGATGAACCAGATAAAGGGAGATCTTGCTAGGGTTCGGCGTGATTGACGTTGAAAAGTTGCAGCTTCAAATAAGGGGTTTAGGCTGAAATTTCTTAACTTAGTTTTATTATGATTTGATGTAGAATTGGATGAATAAATGGATCCAATACATCCgatcagtggcgattccctaacctcaaatctacctgttcaacgaacgtAAATTATTGAGTTTTCTCATCAAATTGGCTTGTAGCCTGTAGAAATTGATGAAACTAGTTGTTATCGTCCATTTTCAATATGATTCTGATCatgaattctccgcaaatgcaagttttagggtcgttgaacaggtaaaaagttaGGTTTCGCCACTGCATCCGATAAAAAAAAAGTGCTTATTATTCTGTATCATATTACACATAAGGTCGTGATTCTGAACAGGTctaattctctccggaatcctcatcCTAAAAATAGAACTTTTATTACTCACGGAAATGATTACCACCTGGGCAAGGCAATGTACTTCTTCATTGTCATAAATCTACCGGGGAGGTTAATCCGACAATGTCActcaccaaccgaccgaccgagaaAGTTCATCAAGCACTGATTGCGCTTCAGCGCTTCCGTAATCCAGCATAGATAATACGGAACAGGTCCATGAAACATTGTAGAGTAGCTCGTATGACACAATTTCGCCCGGTAGTTTTATCTACTGGCCTGGCACAATGATTTATCAGAGATAAGCGTCCAAATCTGAGTTCATTTTGCTGTGGGAATAGTTTTACTCATCGACATTTGCCAGTGAACTTTGACACGGATCAGTTAGAATTTGCAATTTGTCTACCATCATGGGTGGTTGTACCGAGTGGTGCCTGTTGAGCCGGAAGAACAAAATGCAAACCAATTCTCTGCTGGgcggtaaaaaataaaaaatctgagATATGAAATGTTACTAGAAGATGATCGTTTTCATTTAACAGGAATTGCAACTCTAGCGTTGGGTGGAGTGTTCGTTGGGTCTACAATTTTCAATATCCACCTTCGGCTGCAGGGCTGGGCCAGTGCTGAGACAGAAGCCGTGGTACTATTCGTGATAATTCTGTTCTATGTTGGAGCGATCATTGGATCTTTCATCGGTGCCGTCCTCGTGGATCGACTGGAAAAGCTAGCTCTATCGGTAAGAGTGAAAATTTATTAGAAGTTCTCCAGAAGATTCAGACTAACTTTCATCACGTTTTCAGAGATTTTACTTCGTGGGAATGGGAATCGCATGCATTCTGCAAGTTATCGCGCCCACAACGATCATAGTAATCGGATTTGCTCGAATCATAGCAGGCGCTGCGTTCGGAATGGCCTACTTGATCGTTCTGGTTCACGGTGGAGAAGTGTTGGTCCGAGAGCTTCGAGGCGTTACCATGGCTGCGGTGAACTACATTCTCTTTGTCGGAATTCTGAGTCATGGCGCCATCAGTCCCATTGTACTGTCCAACTACGCTGTTCAACCGGTACGGATCGTCGGAATCATTGGAGCCATGTGCATCCTGATCGCCGTCGCCATCGGGCAGTTCATGAGCTTCGAATCGCCCGTCTACTTGGTGCGGAAGAACCGTGACATTGAAGCTATTCGAACGTTGATGAAGCTTCGAATGGAAACTGCGGAGTCGTCTGAAATACGACTGGCATTTGTTGACATCAAGAGTATGCTTCAGGAGGATTCTTACACGTCACGAAGGATTCTGGCCGATGGAAATTGGTTCCCGTTGCTGTTGACCTCCATGGGGAAGATTGCAGCGGTGTTGTCCTTCAACGCTGCTGTGAACCACGTTCGACTAACCGTTCTCGATAAGGTCTTCAATCTGGAAGAGTACAGCATCTCTGCAGTGATCATCGGTGCATTTAGGATCACATTCGGCATCGTATTCCTCTTCACGGTGGACAAATACGGTCGAAAACCGCAGCAGGCATTGTCAACGTTCCTCAGTGGAACGTTACTGCTAGCGATGGGAGTAGTCTACCTCATAACGGAGCACGTCTACCGGAACGCCGTGCTGGCTGTGTTCCTGATCTACGATTTGATAGCTTGCGCCGGAGTGACGCTGGTGCCGGACATACACCTCTCGGAAGCATTTCCGACCACGAAGAAACACATGTCTATTGCGGTGGTGTTAATGGTGGAAAACGTCGCCCAAGTGATAATACTTGCCATTGATTTTTGGTACGACTATACCGATCCGGAAATCTACGGGCCCGTATTGCTGGCGTGCGGACTTCCGATGGTGATGATTAGCGTTTTCCTGTACCAGATGCTACCGGAAACGGCCAAGTTGAGTCTCAGACAAACTAGAGCAGTGTTTGCAAGGAATGCTGAGGTTTTCAAATCGGACCAAAAGCCAGACTGCGACAGTGTAGGTGGTCGTTCACATTGAAATAAATTACTCAGAACTAGCATGAGCAAAGAAGACCATATAATTCATAGTTGCAACAGCGTAATTGACCAAAGCAGTCGATATAGCAGTCAAGGATACAGAAATTGTTTAAGGAACCACGACTGTCACGAGAAGACTATTTTGTTAGTATGAAATAGGGAAAGTCACATGCTCAGATTTCATAAGTGAATGCAATTTCTTCGGAATCAAAACACTTACTTTATTTATTGCGACTAACAATAAAGCATGACCCACTTAGTAATGgaacaaccacagacaaacagacgtatcacttgtaaAGTGCGATTTAAACCATCGTCACAAAagtgtaatcgcccaatgctaatttggTTGTGTttcgcaaatccactgagtagatggcggtagtgagcaaacgtcaaacaggagtaaaaccGATGTGAgtgccatgagcgagagatttgcgaacaacAGATTATTTGAATAGTTCGTTAAAAAGCGAAACGATGGGAAATGGTGGAGTAAGACGTCTCATTGTCTGTGGAACAACATTAATCTGATGTCATTTGGATTGGAAACAACTAATTTGAATGTGATTTTCACACAAATGCATATTATCTATTAAGTTTTAAGagaaaaatacaatacaaattatTCGGCAaagatttgaagaaattccggaacttTTTCCTTAATATGACTAATTTTGCGGCGCACAATAGTTTCGTCTATTTACTGTTTTGGCgattatatcccaccaaagttttATCTGCGCAGtcctcttgcatcccgctctttctcgtgtttgtttaggagagtgagtaagaaaaaagaaaacgcCAATgtcctcaatgggtattgtcgaaatcaatatgtaattgagttagttttaaacatGAACCTTTTGTTTtgaacattttatcagtttaccgaataattatgaatatttttatttcaaacgaacgaaatttgtcccaTCGTATGATTTccttcgcatgtgttgtataaaggtttaatctccctgtgttttttcgcttcagttttttttttctttatgtttTGCTCTTTTGTGTTACGCTCCTGCCCATCCGGCAGATGATGgccaacaccagaggcgacgccaaaagccaTAATACCTCCTGGATGTGCTACAGGAcaccctgaaaccttatcctgGCCATGCCTTTCCTTAAAAATTATGTGACCCGCTAACCTACGAGTACGCGGCCTCCTTCCAGTACTAACCTTGATAAAAGAAAGCAATAACGTTGTATGTAATTGAATACAAAAATgaatctcggctccgtaaagcgttgcacgacgttgagccataaataaacgaactagataaaaacaaGAATTTGCACTATTTCCTCACTtaaatttttcgtttttgagaaattctagacTCCCATTGGTAAGGCCTTTATACGCTCACTGTAGTGCACTTCTCTGAGCCCGGATTGATCCGTATCTCTTATAGAAATGCTGAACAAAAAATCTAATTTAAATAAAAAGCAACTTGTTCGGTATCGCTGGTGCCGCAAGTGCCAATATTCGTTACCACCAATTTAGTATTGTATTTGGAAAAAGTCATTACATACTACGAAAATGTCGTTCAGATTTTGGTTGAAGATTAGGCATCTAATATTAGCAAGTATTAGCAGAGGTATTAGGAGCTGTCTCGCCCCTAGTCGCAACATTATTGTTTAAATGTCGaaggcttttttttttgtttttaataatgtgtattttaacacttggctaattctacacttcaaaaTGTCGAAGAATCAAAACTTAGTTATATTACAATATTTTATCAAACAACATTGCGATATAATTGAGTTAAGCTTAGTAATTCAAAAACATTAAGGATGTTGAAGATGATTATATTAAAATCATTTGTAAATACCGGAACAACATTTCGTAGGATAACATAACAATAACAACCTTATGTTTTAGAGCACAGGTTGATGTATgcttggtatttgtaaggtattcccttctgctcgtcTATACCAGCAGACTCAAAGCAGActggtacagggggtggccaaaatgtttgggataggcaacttttgttctctcacaaaaaagttcaacatggtgtaacttttcatagagtgcatcgaatattctcaaattttgactgtttaaacCAAGGTTGCgagcattcatttgcaaagatttacattcatttgctattatctcagttcagaagcatgctatcgaaaaacaatgtatggatgaatttaaccttgtaattttatctgaaagtttgccgaataacattggggtcgcaaacgtataccaaagtcgtgagcgagctgtgaaggcaactctccacgcggtgaatgtaaattacattcacgctgtggaaagttgccttcacagctcgctcacgactttggtatgcgtgttattcggcaaactttcagataaaactacaaggttcaattcatccatacattgttttttgatagcatgcttctgaactgagataataacaaatgaatgtaaatctttgcaaatgaatggtcgcaaccttgaactgtttaaaaacactatttataagactatcaatttttgaactgtcatatctataattattatactgaataaagcAAAGGAAtactttctggttttgattctttattggaaacattgagctagAAAACTCGATCCAAGAAAGTTTGAGATCGGGGATTGAGAAATCCCTACAATGGTCTAAAGAGTcgctttcagggttctagcgcatccttctcagcattccgaacattttttttagaaaccctcgcaggattctagatgtatttctcttaataatgtggaagatccccttTTAAGATGCCTTTCAATACtgtaggagaatttctctcaggattctggaagtatCCGCCAGGGTGTTttagggatatccgtctaagcattctgggagaattccgagaaaaaacttctctccggattctgaggcaatccatgtTGGTAGAATCACGCGAGACACACGCATACTACTACACAAATCTCctgttaatttcgtttgcatcatgCAGTGTATACGTTACACTAGCAAACGTCAAAACGATCGAACTCTagcacctctggtggaaggatcgcggataTCAAACGAAATTTAAATTCATCGTTAAATCCATGTACCAAGgccttttgaagagtgttacgtctgtttgactGTGATTCTAGTGAATCTCTCTctagattctaagggaattcatttcagggtTTTGAGgtattccctaccaagggtgatatccctttcaggattataagta contains:
- the LOC109431594 gene encoding uncharacterized protein LOC109431594, whose product is MGGCTEWCLLSRKNKMQTNSLLGGIATLALGGVFVGSTIFNIHLRLQGWASAETEAVVLFVIILFYVGAIIGSFIGAVLVDRLEKLALSRFYFVGMGIACILQVIAPTTIIVIGFARIIAGAAFGMAYLIVLVHGGEVLVRELRGVTMAAVNYILFVGILSHGAISPIVLSNYAVQPVRIVGIIGAMCILIAVAIGQFMSFESPVYLVRKNRDIEAIRTLMKLRMETAESSEIRLAFVDIKSMLQEDSYTSRRILADGNWFPLLLTSMGKIAAVLSFNAAVNHVRLTVLDKVFNLEEYSISAVIIGAFRITFGIVFLFTVDKYGRKPQQALSTFLSGTLLLAMGVVYLITEHVYRNAVLAVFLIYDLIACAGVTLVPDIHLSEAFPTTKKHMSIAVVLMVENVAQVIILAIDFWYDYTDPEIYGPVLLACGLPMVMISVFLYQMLPETAKLSLRQTRAVFARNAEVFKSDQKPDCDSVGGRSH